A part of Ooceraea biroi isolate clonal line C1 chromosome 10, Obir_v5.4, whole genome shotgun sequence genomic DNA contains:
- the LOC105285805 gene encoding dynein intermediate chain 2, axonemal: MDAEYAYTKKRMHFGKKCNFSDNDKVEVEIKSDPALMNNYVRTDPVTHATQCSKVYAVHEVNTPTATYRDSKMFHYEGGWPKDINMKDLEQTVRYRRKIEKDELFLHTMLQLLPSMEHYILQNNACNIYEQFFADVEATPLIQRAFSRTVNVYRDPLIAKRSITHLSWSPDQGNRFAASYSNANFKKSFSSNYTSYIWEVENPNSPYMTLKPFCPTLTLEYNPKDSNILVSGLMTGQVACWDVRRGPELVDISSIEFSHRDPCDKTLWINSKTGTEFFSASKDGQIKWWDTRKMLTPTETLVIDLLKPEDQNVDKATGISALQFESSMGTRFMCGLENGIVVSGTRKGKTPGEKIATRFRAQYGPVISLERNPTFVKNFLTVGDWTSRIWAEDCRESCIAWTPGHRDFLTGGAWSTTRYSVYYLIKTDGTLDVWDFLIQQDSPVLSVKICDESLTCLRPHEQGQLAAVANKKGSTYLLEFSEVLTINQKNDKVLLTALLDRETRREKVIEAKNRELRLKMKTLKTHGESDFVDAASKPDERDEVKESCSDLRNALITQCEEEYENLINAELAQQASNVELNNNVIQNGNYN, encoded by the exons ATGGATGCGGAATATGCTTATACGAAAAAAAGAATGCACTTTGGGAAGAAGTGCAATTTTTCAGATAATGATAAAGTGGAAGTGGAAATCAAATCGGATCCAGCGTTAATGAACAATTACGTTAGAACCGATCCCGTGACGCACGCCACGCAATGCAGCAAAGTTTACGCGGTCCACGAG GTAAACACACCTACCGCGACATACAGGGACAGCAAGATGTTCCATTACGAGGGCGGCTGgccaaaagatataaatatgaagGACCTGGAGCAGACGGTCAGGTACAGGCGCAAAATCGAGAAAGATGAACTGTTTCTCCACACGATGCTGCAATTGTTGCCC TCGATGGAACACTACATACTGCAAAATAACGCGTGCAACATCTACGAGCAATTTTTCGCCGACGTGGAGGCGACCCCGCTAATACAGAGAGCCTTCTCGCGCACGGTGAACGTTTACCGCGATCCCTTAATAGCGAAACGATCTATCACTCATCTGTCGTGGTCGCCGGATCAGGGCAATCGCTTCGCGGCCAGTTACAGCAACGCCAATTTCAAGAAGAGTTTCAGCAGCAATTACACGTCGTACATCTGGGAAGTGG AGAATCCGAACAGTCCCTACATGACACTGAAACCATTTTGCCCGACATTGACGTTGGAGTACAATCCTAAGGACAGTAACATCCTGGTGAGCGGTCTAATGACCGGTCAGGTGGCCTGCTGGGACGTTAGAAGGGGACCGGAACTAGTGGACATCAGCTCGATAGAGTTCAGCCACAGGGATCCCTGCGACAAAACCTTGTGGATCAATTCCAAGACCGGCACCGAGTTCTTTAGCGCCTCAAAAGACGGACAG ATAAAGTGGTGGGACACCAGAAAAATGCTGACTCCGACGGAGACACTGGTCATTGATTTGCTAAAGCCAGAGGATCAAAATGTAGACAAAGCGACTGGCATCTCGGCTCTGCAATTTGAATCGTCGATGGGAACGCGGTTCATGTGCGGCTTAGAAAATG GCATCGTGGTATCTGGCACTCGCAAGGGCAAGACACCCGGCGAGAAAATCGCGACGAGATTCAGAGCTCAATACGGTCCGGTCATTAGTTTGGAGAGGAATCCAACGTTCGTAAAAAATTTTCTGACGGTTGGTGATTGGACCTCGAGGATTTGGGCAGAGGACTGCAGGGAATCCTGCATAGCTTGGACGCC CGGCCATCGGGATTTTCTAACGGGCGGCGCCTGGAGCACGACACGTTATTCCGTGTACTACCTGATTAAAACGGACGGAACGTTGGATGTGTGGGATTTTCTAATTCAGCAAGACAGTCCGGTCCTTAGCGTGAAA atATGCGATGAAAGTTTGACTTGTTTGCGACCCCACGAACAAGGACAGCTGGCTGCAGTCGCGAACAAAAAAGGTTCAACCTATTTACTTGAATTCTCGGAAGTTTTAACGATAAATCAAAAGAACGATAAAGTGCTGCTAACAGCG CTCCTTGATCGCGAAACTCGCAGGGAGAAAGTGATAGAAGCGAAAAACAGAGAGTTACGATTGAAAATGAAGACCCTGAAGACGCATGGCGAATCGGATTTCGTCGATGCTGCCTCGAAGCCGGACGAACGAGACGAAGTTAAAGAATCCTGCAGCGATCTGCGGAACGCGCTGATAACACAGTGCGAGGAGGAATACGAAAATCTGATTAACGCG GAATTGGCGCAACAGGCAAGTAATGTCGAACTAAATAACAACGTGATTCAGAACGGCAATTACAATTAA